The following proteins are encoded in a genomic region of Diadema setosum chromosome 18, eeDiaSeto1, whole genome shotgun sequence:
- the LOC140241555 gene encoding uncharacterized protein: MVSCVYPKMDSYHQESCELKRSILLCESDSREGVRKAKTHMTRQNCKLTSTELIISKSHRTLTDVERLDEEKEKMFLLLTCRSDASSPKKLKYILMYFENLRAELEKWENALLKLAGKETRPPRRSTDSEVELRKKRNNHSQKKHISAFEMSTPDPLLEEFSPPSSLRSFDGDSRGAMMSKMHSERDAEEVKVNVTKRDLSGTTFTTYQGKVFVSRAAKGTLYFGDLIQSVRDRQVTCAKRAMIELRLALSRSSENVVKVTLRRFPHGTLSIIQRDIHSFHELWITLDGPEITTMEAGGPFRASLDLAKTSFESHKSRRSITRINDDPVSLDSSSNDVRSLIEAAISEEQAIIFITHPTDFLKALASLREESATFL; this comes from the exons ATGGTAAGCTGTGTATACCCGAAGATGGACAGTTATCACCAAGAGAGCTGTGAGCTGAAGAGGAGTATACTGCTTTGCGAATCTGATTCCCGAGAGGGAGTAAGAAAG GCGAAGACACACATGACGCGTCAGAACTGCAAGTTGACGTCGACAGAGCTGATAATCTCGAAATCGCATCGCACGCTGACAGACGTTGAAAGACTTgacgaagaaaaggaaaagatgtTCTTGCTCTTGACGTGTAGGAGCGATGCCTCTTCGCCTAAGAAACTGAAATACATACTGATGTACTTCGAAAATTTAAG AGCTGAGCTGGAGAAATGGGAGAACGCATTGCTCAAGCTAGCGGGCAAGGAGACACGTCCTCCTCGCCGTTCCACCGACAGCGAAGTGGAACTCCGGAAGAAAAGGAACAACCACTCACAAAAGAAGCACATATCTGCATTTGAAATGTCCACCCCAGACCCGTTGCTAGAGGAATTCTCGCCACCGAGCAGTCTGCGTTCTTTTGACGGTGACAGTAGGGGTGCCATGATGAG TAAGATGCACAGCGAGAGAGATGCGGAAGAAGTCAAAGTAAACGTGACCAAGCGAGATCTAAGTGGCACGACGTTCACAACCTACCAGGGAAAAGTCTT TGTGAGTCGAGCTGCAAAGGGTACACTCTACTTTGGAGACCTAATCCAAAGTGTGAGAGACCGCCAGGTGACATGCGCAAAGAGGGCGATGATCGAACTCCGCCTTGCACTCAGCAGGTCCTCTGAG aatGTTGTAAAGGTAACCCTGCGGCGATTTCCTCACGGCACCCTGAGTATCATTCAACGAGATATACACAGCTTTCATGAACTCTGGATTACTTTGGACGGCCCTGAG ATCACTACTATGGAGGCTGGTGGGCCCTTCAGAGCTTCCCTCGACCTCGCCAAGACCAGCTTCGAGAGCCACAAGTCCCGACGGTCGATCACGCGGATCAACGATGACCCCGTCTCACTTGACTCGTCTTCTAATGAT GTAAGAAGCCTGATCGAGGCTGCTATCTCAGAAGAGCAAgccatcatcttcatcacccATCCAACAGACTTCTTGAAAGCCCTGGCCAGCCTTCGAGAAGAGTCAGCGACATTCCTCTGA